From Candidatus Sericytochromatia bacterium, one genomic window encodes:
- the ugpC gene encoding sn-glycerol-3-phosphate ABC transporter ATP-binding protein UgpC: protein MAEIELRNVGKRFGDQRIVNDLSLQIADREFLVLVGASGCGKSTTLRMIAGLETPDEGEIRIAGRRVNETPPKGRDVAMVFQSYALYPHLSVFDNVAFSLQLRGIAKDTIQQKVLAAADSLGLRPLLDRKPKALSGGQRQRVALARAIVREPQAFLMDEPLSNLDAKLRTQTRVELKRLHQRLQTTTVYVTHDQTEAMTMGDRIAVMNGGQLAQIDTPAAIYEAPANVFVACFIGSPSMNLLRGTCERRADDAVLFQWGAQSLRLPISATEGEQRGLFGGPRLLGIRPEALTVMSETEAVASSLEVTVDVLEPAGSRTYLHGSSAGQPLVADLDSLGLPRLKSGDQLALTVRADQLHVFDADSERALLHTARVHSAVLV from the coding sequence GTGGCGGAGATCGAACTGCGCAACGTGGGCAAGCGATTCGGCGATCAGCGTATCGTCAACGACCTGTCCCTCCAGATTGCCGACCGAGAGTTTCTTGTCCTGGTGGGCGCCAGCGGCTGTGGAAAGTCAACCACCCTGCGCATGATCGCGGGGCTGGAAACGCCTGACGAGGGCGAGATCCGGATCGCGGGCAGACGCGTGAACGAGACGCCGCCGAAGGGCCGTGATGTGGCGATGGTGTTTCAGAGCTATGCGCTCTACCCCCATCTCAGCGTGTTTGATAATGTGGCTTTCAGTCTTCAGTTGCGCGGCATCGCCAAGGACACCATTCAGCAGAAGGTGCTCGCGGCAGCGGACTCTTTGGGGCTGAGGCCCCTCTTGGACCGAAAACCCAAGGCGCTGTCGGGCGGTCAGCGACAACGTGTGGCCTTGGCCCGGGCGATCGTGCGGGAACCTCAGGCCTTCCTGATGGACGAACCGTTGTCGAACCTGGATGCGAAATTGCGCACGCAGACGCGGGTAGAACTGAAGCGATTGCATCAGCGATTGCAGACCACGACCGTCTATGTCACCCACGACCAGACGGAGGCCATGACCATGGGCGACCGGATTGCCGTGATGAACGGGGGACAGTTGGCCCAGATTGATACCCCTGCCGCGATTTACGAAGCACCTGCCAACGTGTTCGTGGCCTGTTTCATCGGAAGCCCAAGTATGAATTTGCTGCGCGGCACCTGTGAAAGACGCGCCGACGACGCGGTGCTGTTTCAGTGGGGAGCGCAATCGCTGAGGTTACCGATCTCGGCCACCGAGGGTGAGCAGCGGGGCTTGTTCGGTGGACCCCGCTTGCTGGGGATTCGCCCCGAGGCGCTCACCGTGATGTCCGAGACCGAGGCCGTTGCATCCTCCTTGGAGGTCACCGTCGACGTGCTCGAACCTGCCGGTTCCCGCACCTACCTACACGGCTCCAGTGCAGGACAACCTCTGGTGGCGGATCTGGACTCGTTGGGGTTGCCCCGTCTGAAGAGCGGCGACCAACTGGCGCTCACTGTTCGCGCGGACCAGTTGCACGTGTTCGATGCCGACAGCGAACGGGCGTTGCTGCACACCGCCCGGGTCCACAGCGCAGTGCTGGTATGA